A region from the Bacillus sp. BGMRC 2118 genome encodes:
- a CDS encoding aminotransferase A: MEHLINQTVKNIQISGIRRFFNMVQEYDNVLSLTIGQPDFPTPDHVKKAGVEGINQNYTTYTHNAGYLELRIAAAEFVKKKYGLEYNPEHEVITTIGASQAIDCAFRTILEKDSEVILPGPVYPGYEPIIHMCGAKPIHVDTRENEFKLTANLIEQHLTEKTRGIVLPYPSNPTGVTLSHEELLDIANLLEDRDIFVLSDEIYSELIFEGTHQSIAAIPGMRDKTIVINGLSKSHSMTGWRVGFLFAPHTISKHLIKVHQYNVSCAPTISQRAAIEALTIGQDDAVVMKDTYKERMEYVYQRLTSMGIETVKPTGAFYFFPSIEKFGMSSFDFALSLVKEAGVALVPGDAFSHLGEGYVRLSYAYSMETLQEALNRMENYVKSL, from the coding sequence GTGGAGCATTTAATAAATCAAACTGTAAAAAATATTCAAATTTCGGGTATCCGTCGCTTCTTTAACATGGTTCAAGAGTATGATAATGTCTTGTCCTTAACAATTGGACAACCAGACTTCCCCACTCCAGATCATGTAAAGAAGGCTGGAGTCGAAGGCATCAACCAAAACTATACAACGTATACACATAACGCTGGTTATCTTGAACTACGTATTGCTGCAGCTGAATTTGTGAAAAAAAAGTATGGATTAGAGTATAACCCTGAACATGAAGTCATTACGACAATCGGGGCAAGTCAAGCCATCGATTGTGCATTTAGAACAATACTTGAAAAAGATAGTGAAGTCATTCTACCAGGTCCTGTATATCCCGGTTATGAACCGATTATTCATATGTGCGGAGCAAAACCAATTCATGTAGATACAAGAGAAAATGAGTTCAAACTAACCGCCAATTTAATAGAACAACATCTGACAGAAAAAACGAGAGGTATTGTTTTGCCTTATCCTTCAAATCCAACTGGCGTCACTTTATCTCATGAGGAGCTTTTGGATATTGCAAATTTACTAGAAGATCGGGATATTTTCGTGCTGTCAGATGAAATATATAGTGAGCTTATTTTTGAAGGTACACACCAATCTATTGCGGCTATTCCTGGTATGAGAGACAAAACCATTGTCATTAACGGTTTATCGAAATCTCACTCTATGACCGGCTGGAGAGTAGGCTTTTTATTTGCACCTCATACAATCTCAAAACACTTAATTAAGGTTCATCAGTACAATGTATCGTGTGCTCCAACCATATCACAACGAGCAGCAATTGAGGCACTTACCATTGGTCAAGATGACGCGGTTGTCATGAAGGATACATATAAGGAGCGAATGGAATATGTGTACCAACGATTAACAAGTATGGGGATTGAAACGGTGAAGCCGACTGGGGCCTTTTACTTCTTTCCGTCTATAGAAAAGTTTGGCATGTCCTCATTTGATTTTGCCTTATCTTTAGTCAAAGAAGCGGGTGTTGCCCTAGTTCCAGGGGATGCTTTCTCTCACCTGGGAGAAGGATATGTAAGGTTATCTTATGCTTATTCCATGGAGACTTTACAAGAAGCATTAAATCGAATGGAGAACTATGTTAAGAGTCTTTAA
- a CDS encoding PAS domain S-box protein, producing the protein MMYETVATSTLSATPIFMSCKVNGDILYSSSTCQDLLHYDQGVIIGTRLQDYIYQDDLYLVESYFHVPEEKQCNCRFIQKDGHVTWVRLHIQKISNGLNEIVEVILHIKPFPAVNHFIEDQVTVPTLPTYPNESLIKDEHSLFWLLEEAPFGVMINSCGRNVYMNKENATLLGITNRQEWVGKSVLDFVQDDYRAIVSNRIQLIREGKPVGVIEQKWKRINGEELHVEVKSSRTIIQDEIYEYVVINDISSRKQFQEVIQTSRERYRRLVQNSIDTIAVILDETIVFINDSGVELFGAKSYLDIVGSPVLDFLHADYHEVLGKKLNYVLQEDSEDDISEGVWHTLDGKQVYSEIVAIPITFQQKKAVQIIIRDISYRKEAEKLMLESEKLSIAGQLAAGIAHEIRNPLTAIKGFVQLMKSGVVEKEQYYEIISSELNRIEMILSELLMLAKPHESSFEETNIIKLVSDVVCLLETQAILHNIRIEFCSSIKNEQITCDENQLKQVFINFIKNSIEAMPSGGVISIELEELNPNRICLTFKDEGCGIPDDLLKKLGNPFVTTKENGTGLGLMVSYRIIENHQGSVTIDSQENVGTTFKIELPRI; encoded by the coding sequence ATGATGTATGAAACTGTAGCTACTTCAACACTATCTGCAACTCCGATATTTATGTCTTGTAAAGTAAATGGTGATATTTTATACAGTTCCTCAACCTGTCAGGACCTCCTACATTATGACCAAGGAGTAATTATAGGAACGAGATTACAAGATTATATTTATCAAGACGATCTATATTTAGTAGAAAGTTATTTTCATGTTCCTGAGGAGAAACAATGTAATTGCCGATTCATCCAAAAAGATGGACATGTTACATGGGTAAGATTACATATTCAGAAAATAAGTAACGGTTTAAATGAAATAGTAGAAGTCATATTACATATAAAACCATTCCCGGCTGTAAATCATTTCATCGAGGATCAAGTTACAGTTCCCACCCTGCCAACTTATCCGAATGAGTCTTTAATAAAGGATGAACATTCTTTATTTTGGTTACTTGAAGAAGCTCCATTTGGAGTGATGATTAATAGCTGTGGACGAAATGTCTATATGAATAAAGAGAATGCAACACTTTTAGGCATTACAAATCGACAAGAATGGGTAGGGAAGTCGGTTTTAGATTTTGTACAGGATGACTACCGAGCCATCGTTTCAAATCGAATTCAATTAATAAGAGAAGGAAAACCTGTAGGTGTAATTGAACAAAAGTGGAAACGTATTAATGGTGAAGAGCTTCATGTAGAGGTCAAATCAAGTCGTACGATTATACAGGATGAAATCTATGAGTATGTAGTGATTAACGATATATCTTCGAGAAAACAATTTCAAGAGGTAATTCAGACAAGCCGGGAAAGGTACCGAAGACTCGTTCAGAACTCCATTGACACCATTGCGGTGATATTGGATGAAACAATCGTCTTTATAAATGACTCTGGTGTAGAATTGTTTGGTGCCAAAAGCTATTTAGATATTGTGGGTAGTCCTGTACTTGACTTTCTACATGCTGATTATCATGAAGTGCTGGGGAAAAAGTTAAACTATGTGTTACAAGAAGACAGTGAAGATGATATATCAGAAGGGGTTTGGCATACGTTAGATGGGAAACAAGTATATTCTGAAATTGTCGCCATCCCGATTACATTTCAACAAAAAAAGGCAGTACAAATTATCATCCGTGATATAAGTTATCGTAAAGAAGCGGAAAAGCTTATGCTTGAATCAGAGAAACTATCAATTGCAGGACAGCTAGCAGCTGGAATTGCACACGAGATCCGGAATCCATTGACAGCCATAAAAGGGTTTGTCCAATTAATGAAGTCTGGAGTCGTTGAAAAGGAACAGTATTACGAAATTATTTCTTCTGAATTAAATCGAATTGAAATGATATTAAGTGAACTGCTCATGCTTGCTAAACCACATGAAAGCTCATTTGAAGAAACGAACATTATCAAGCTCGTTTCAGATGTCGTTTGCTTACTTGAAACTCAGGCTATTTTACATAATATTCGAATTGAATTTTGCAGTTCAATTAAAAATGAACAAATAACTTGTGATGAAAATCAATTGAAACAGGTCTTTATAAATTTTATCAAGAATTCAATAGAGGCAATGCCTTCAGGAGGAGTCATTTCAATTGAATTGGAGGAATTGAATCCAAATCGGATTTGCCTTACTTTCAAAGATGAAGGGTGCGGTATTCCAGATGATCTTCTGAAAAAACTGGGAAATCCCTTTGTAACGACAAAGGAAAATGGAACAGGACTAGGTTTAATGGTTAGTTATAGAATTATCGAAAATCATCAAGGATCTGTGACGATAGATAGTCAAGAGAATGTAGGAACTACGTTTAAAATTGAATTGCCTAGAATATGA
- a CDS encoding NADPH:quinone oxidoreductase family protein → MRAIQFTQYGGPEVLKLIQLERPVPKDHEVVIETKAIGVNYADTARREGQYVVPTPLPFIPGAEVAGVVTEVGDKVTSVKVGTRVVTLLGSKKATGYAEYTIADEMDFNLAVSLPLQGLSAYHILKTMGQLAEGETVLVHAAAGGVGTIAVQLAKLFGAGKVIATASSSEKLELARELGADVIINYTEENWVDQVREATNGKGVDVALEMVGGKMFNDTLRTLAAFGRLVVYGAASGEQSTLNPNLLMARNQSVIGFFLPQIMKRPALLQSSLLELLQLLQNNKLKLIIGGVYSLDEAAEVHKLLQSRKTHGKLILVP, encoded by the coding sequence ATGAGAGCTATTCAATTTACACAATATGGAGGACCAGAGGTTCTAAAACTAATTCAACTTGAGAGACCAGTTCCGAAGGATCATGAAGTTGTCATAGAGACTAAGGCGATTGGTGTGAATTATGCTGACACAGCAAGAAGAGAAGGACAATATGTTGTTCCGACACCACTTCCTTTTATACCTGGTGCGGAAGTTGCAGGTGTTGTGACAGAAGTTGGGGATAAGGTTACAAGTGTAAAAGTTGGAACAAGAGTCGTAACGTTACTTGGTTCTAAGAAAGCAACAGGATATGCAGAATACACGATTGCAGATGAAATGGATTTTAATTTAGCTGTATCGTTGCCTCTACAAGGGTTAAGTGCGTATCATATTCTAAAGACGATGGGACAGCTTGCAGAAGGAGAAACTGTGTTAGTTCATGCAGCAGCAGGCGGTGTGGGTACCATTGCTGTTCAGCTGGCCAAACTGTTCGGAGCGGGTAAAGTAATTGCAACTGCAAGTTCAAGTGAGAAGCTTGAATTAGCAAGAGAGCTGGGTGCTGATGTAATCATTAATTATACAGAAGAAAATTGGGTAGACCAGGTTCGTGAAGCGACCAATGGGAAAGGTGTAGACGTAGCCCTTGAAATGGTGGGGGGGAAAATGTTTAATGACACGTTACGTACTTTAGCAGCTTTTGGGCGTTTGGTTGTTTATGGTGCTGCTAGTGGGGAACAAAGTACACTTAATCCGAATCTATTAATGGCACGAAATCAATCAGTTATAGGGTTCTTCTTACCTCAAATCATGAAAAGACCAGCTTTATTGCAAAGTAGTTTGCTAGAACTACTTCAACTTTTACAAAATAATAAATTGAAACTTATAATCGGAGGGGTCTATTCACTTGATGAAGCAGCAGAAGTTCACAAACTACTTCAATCAAGAAAAACACATGGTAAGTTAATTTTAGTTCCATAA
- a CDS encoding 2-phosphosulfolactate phosphatase has translation MPWIVEKEYNVKEEVKIHLLMKKEDIKEELLSSGKICVVFDLLLATTTITAALHFGAKAVIPVMDEETAKKEAENRSDCVLVGEFEGRTINGFLDPNPVGLRNKVENKTVILSTTNGTVAIHKSMKANKVYACSLLNGEKVAEKVLLDRTDETIVLVCSGSSGQFCLEDFYGAGYFIESLVKQQESIQLTDAARAAHLFYKAYEDNAINTLMYSKVVEMLDVKGYREVIDFVSQKGVYSVVPILQNTELKKA, from the coding sequence ATGCCTTGGATAGTAGAAAAGGAATATAACGTGAAGGAAGAAGTAAAGATTCATTTATTAATGAAGAAAGAAGACATTAAAGAAGAGTTACTCAGTAGTGGTAAAATATGTGTCGTATTTGATCTACTATTAGCGACAACTACCATAACTGCTGCCCTGCATTTTGGAGCAAAAGCTGTGATTCCTGTAATGGATGAAGAGACAGCCAAAAAGGAAGCAGAGAATAGAAGTGATTGTGTACTAGTAGGAGAGTTTGAGGGAAGAACCATCAACGGCTTTCTTGACCCGAACCCTGTTGGATTACGTAACAAAGTGGAGAATAAAACCGTCATTCTTTCAACTACAAATGGAACAGTAGCCATTCATAAATCAATGAAGGCAAATAAGGTGTATGCTTGTTCATTACTAAACGGTGAAAAGGTTGCTGAAAAAGTCCTTCTTGATCGAACAGATGAAACAATTGTGCTTGTTTGTTCTGGTTCTTCAGGGCAATTTTGTTTAGAGGATTTTTATGGTGCAGGGTATTTTATTGAGAGCTTAGTGAAGCAGCAAGAATCCATTCAGCTGACAGATGCAGCTAGAGCAGCACATCTATTTTATAAAGCATATGAAGATAATGCTATCAATACTTTAATGTACTCAAAGGTTGTGGAAATGCTTGATGTAAAAGGATATAGAGAAGTAATTGACTTTGTATCTCAAAAGGGAGTCTATTCTGTCGTACCTATTCTACAGAATACAGAATTGAAAAAAGCGTGA
- a CDS encoding phosphotransferase family protein, protein MKQLNQFQDTIPVRQGEQIHEERLLEYLHNNFQLPAEQLEVRQFGAGHSNLTYEIKVGNWEAVLRRPPHGPVAPKAHDMEREHDILSDLHSLFSHAPKPFSFSSDENIIGSPFYIMERKRGFVYDTSFPKGIELNGQFYSRISEEMVITLTKLHEVDYRGTKLQELSHPEGFLERQVHGWIARYVRAKTEDIEGVEELTTWLATNIPTSPNPTIIHYDYKFNNAMFSYEDPTKMIGLFDWEMTTIGDPLADVGAALSYWIEEDDPEMLKKGLGKQAITVAKGFYTRRDFVEKYARKTGRDLTNIDYYITFAYFKLATICQQIYYRYKQGQTKDPRFANFPTFVAALMTHALDSRKGI, encoded by the coding sequence ATGAAGCAACTAAATCAGTTTCAAGATACAATACCTGTCAGACAGGGCGAACAGATTCATGAAGAAAGACTGCTAGAGTATTTACATAATAATTTTCAATTGCCTGCCGAACAACTAGAAGTTCGACAATTTGGAGCAGGACATTCCAATTTAACTTATGAAATAAAGGTGGGAAATTGGGAAGCTGTCCTTAGACGTCCTCCACATGGACCTGTAGCCCCGAAGGCGCATGATATGGAACGCGAACATGACATATTGAGTGATTTACACTCGTTATTTTCACATGCACCTAAACCATTTTCCTTTTCAAGTGATGAAAATATTATAGGCAGTCCTTTTTATATCATGGAGAGAAAGAGAGGGTTTGTGTACGATACATCTTTCCCTAAAGGGATTGAATTGAATGGGCAATTTTATAGTAGAATCTCAGAAGAAATGGTAATCACACTCACAAAACTTCATGAAGTTGATTATAGGGGGACAAAGCTACAGGAGCTTTCTCATCCAGAAGGGTTCCTAGAAAGACAAGTGCACGGATGGATTGCCCGGTATGTTCGAGCTAAAACTGAAGATATTGAAGGTGTGGAAGAGTTAACCACATGGCTCGCGACCAATATTCCTACGTCACCAAACCCAACCATTATTCACTATGATTATAAATTTAATAATGCGATGTTTTCATATGAAGATCCGACGAAAATGATTGGTTTGTTTGACTGGGAAATGACAACGATCGGTGATCCGCTAGCAGATGTTGGTGCAGCATTAAGCTACTGGATTGAGGAAGATGATCCAGAAATGCTGAAGAAAGGGCTGGGTAAACAAGCGATTACGGTGGCAAAGGGTTTTTACACAAGGAGAGACTTTGTGGAGAAATATGCTAGAAAAACAGGTAGAGACTTAACAAATATCGATTATTATATAACGTTTGCCTATTTTAAGTTAGCAACGATATGTCAACAAATTTATTACCGTTATAAGCAAGGTCAAACGAAAGATCCGCGATTTGCAAATTTCCCTACATTCGTAGCAGCGCTAATGACTCATGCCTTGGATAGTAGAAAAGGAATATAA
- a CDS encoding long-chain fatty acid--CoA ligase, translating to MSKKAWLNCYPEHISTELDIPVISLPEVLQQTTAKYPTNTAISFYHKNISYTELSVLTNVFASALQQASVQKGDRVAIMLPNCPQFVISYYGSLLAGSIVTQINPMLVERELQYILQDSGAESIVIYDALLPRLKAIQDETNVKNVIVVSLQPTGNSVTPDKTFEEFMQTSKGKVTPVVINPKEDIAVLQYTGGTTGRSKGAMLTHYNLLANMYQSAEFFKDDIRHGEERCLTVIPLFHVFGMTVCMNYNILTGSTNILLPKFDIDEVLQTIKEKQPTIFPGVPTMYVALTNHPEAEKYGINTIRICNSGSAPMPVELLKEFERKTGAKILEGYGLSEASPVTHCNPTFAERKPGTVGIGYPSTEYKVVDLAAGLEEVKSGELGELIIRGPQIMKGYWNMPEETANTLRDGWLYTGDIVRMDDEGYVSIVDRKKDMIIAGGFNIYPRDIEEILYEHPSVQEAVVVGVPDEYRGETVKAVIVLKAGREATSEEMIQYCKDNMSAYKVPRIIEFRKELPKTSVGKILRRVIKEENVISSN from the coding sequence ATGAGTAAAAAAGCATGGTTAAACTGTTATCCTGAGCATATTTCAACAGAACTAGATATACCTGTCATTTCCCTTCCAGAAGTACTACAACAAACTACTGCAAAATATCCAACCAACACTGCCATTAGCTTTTATCACAAAAACATCTCATATACAGAACTATCGGTATTAACAAATGTATTTGCTTCTGCCCTCCAACAGGCAAGCGTTCAGAAAGGGGATCGAGTAGCAATTATGCTACCAAACTGCCCTCAATTTGTTATTTCTTATTATGGTTCCCTTTTAGCTGGAAGTATTGTTACTCAAATCAATCCGATGCTTGTTGAAAGAGAGCTTCAATACATTTTGCAAGATTCAGGTGCCGAGTCTATTGTCATTTATGATGCATTACTTCCTAGATTAAAAGCTATTCAGGACGAAACAAATGTGAAAAACGTTATTGTCGTAAGTCTTCAACCAACTGGAAATAGTGTTACTCCTGACAAAACCTTCGAAGAATTTATGCAGACAAGTAAGGGAAAAGTCACACCTGTTGTGATAAATCCAAAAGAAGATATAGCAGTCTTGCAGTATACAGGTGGTACAACAGGAAGATCCAAAGGTGCAATGTTAACACACTACAATCTACTAGCTAATATGTATCAATCTGCTGAATTCTTCAAAGATGATATTCGTCATGGAGAAGAACGCTGTTTAACGGTCATACCTTTGTTTCATGTATTCGGTATGACAGTTTGTATGAACTATAACATTCTGACAGGATCAACGAATATACTGTTACCGAAATTTGATATTGATGAAGTTTTACAAACGATTAAAGAGAAACAACCTACTATCTTCCCTGGTGTTCCAACAATGTATGTTGCCTTAACGAATCACCCGGAAGCAGAGAAATACGGTATCAATACGATTCGTATTTGCAATAGTGGAAGTGCTCCGATGCCTGTGGAATTATTAAAGGAATTTGAACGGAAAACAGGTGCAAAGATATTAGAAGGATACGGATTATCCGAAGCATCTCCGGTAACTCATTGTAATCCAACCTTTGCAGAACGCAAACCGGGTACTGTTGGTATTGGATATCCTTCAACTGAATATAAAGTAGTAGATTTAGCTGCCGGCCTAGAAGAAGTAAAATCTGGGGAATTAGGAGAACTGATCATTCGTGGCCCTCAAATTATGAAAGGATATTGGAATATGCCTGAAGAGACTGCGAATACCCTGCGTGATGGATGGCTGTATACGGGAGATATTGTTCGTATGGACGATGAGGGATACGTTTCAATCGTGGATCGGAAAAAGGACATGATTATTGCGGGAGGATTTAACATTTATCCGCGTGATATTGAGGAAATCTTATATGAACACCCATCAGTACAAGAAGCAGTTGTAGTCGGTGTGCCTGATGAATATCGTGGTGAGACAGTGAAAGCTGTAATTGTTCTGAAAGCTGGAAGAGAGGCAACATCAGAAGAAATGATTCAATATTGTAAAGACAATATGTCGGCCTATAAAGTTCCTAGAATAATAGAATTTCGTAAGGAACTTCCGAAGACAAGTGTCGGAAAAATATTACGTAGAGTGATAAAAGAGGAAAATGTAATAAGTTCTAACTAA
- a CDS encoding SDR family oxidoreductase, whose amino-acid sequence MNVMKLFNLSGKTAIVTGGGRGLGEQIATGFAEAGANVVICSRNVEACEEVSEKLKEIGARTLALKCDITNPEDVKDVVRKTIDEFGSIDILVNNSGATWGAPAAEMPIEAWEKVLKVNVTGTFLMSQEVGKVMIEQKSGKIINISSVAGLGGTDPRFMDTIGYNTSKGAVITFTKDLAVKWGKYNINVNAIAPGFFPTKMSKVLIEHGKEQILGATPLGRFGTDNDLKGAAVFLASHAADFITGNVIIVDGGTHAM is encoded by the coding sequence ATGAATGTTATGAAATTATTTAATCTTTCAGGTAAGACAGCAATTGTTACTGGTGGAGGAAGAGGTTTAGGTGAACAGATCGCAACAGGTTTTGCTGAAGCAGGTGCGAACGTAGTAATTTGTTCGAGGAATGTAGAAGCGTGTGAGGAAGTTAGTGAGAAATTAAAGGAGATAGGGGCTCGTACACTCGCGTTAAAATGTGATATTACGAACCCTGAAGATGTAAAGGATGTGGTTCGAAAAACAATTGATGAGTTTGGCTCAATTGATATATTAGTTAATAATAGTGGTGCTACTTGGGGTGCCCCAGCTGCCGAAATGCCAATAGAGGCATGGGAAAAGGTGTTGAAAGTCAATGTAACGGGAACATTTTTAATGTCACAAGAGGTTGGGAAAGTCATGATTGAGCAAAAGTCAGGAAAAATCATTAATATTTCCTCTGTTGCTGGACTCGGTGGAACTGACCCTCGTTTTATGGATACAATTGGCTATAACACTAGTAAGGGTGCAGTCATTACCTTTACGAAAGACCTAGCTGTTAAATGGGGGAAGTATAACATTAATGTAAATGCCATTGCACCAGGATTTTTCCCAACCAAGATGTCAAAGGTCCTAATTGAACATGGTAAGGAACAGATCTTAGGAGCGACACCACTTGGAAGATTTGGCACAGACAATGATCTAAAAGGTGCAGCTGTATTTTTAGCCTCTCACGCAGCAGATTTTATAACAGGAAATGTCATTATAGTTGATGGTGGCACACACGCCATGTAA
- a CDS encoding acyl-CoA dehydrogenase, which produces MDFSYSEKVIMLQEKLTSFMEEHVYPNERLYEEQLNNQSSRWNQIPPIMEELKEKAKKEGLWNLFLPEHENGAGLSNLEYAPLCEIMGRSLIGPEIFNCNAPDTGNMEVLARYGTEEQRHKWLLPLLNGEIRSCFSMTEPDVASSDATNIEASIIPEGDEYVINGRKWWSSGAGDPRCKIAIVMGKSNPHAPKHEQQSMILVPLDTPGVKIERLLPVFGYDHAPHGHAEITFQEVRVPKENMIWGEGKGFAIAQGRLGPGRIHHCMRLIGTAERALEQLCKRVQKREAFGKRLSEQGVVQDWIARSRIEIEQARLLTLKAAYMMDTAGNKEAKTEIAMIKVVAPTMALSVIDRAIQALGAAGVSDDFTLAANWANARTLRLADGPDEVHKAQLAKLELRKYRD; this is translated from the coding sequence TTGGATTTTTCTTATTCAGAGAAAGTGATAATGCTACAAGAAAAACTAACGAGTTTTATGGAGGAACATGTATACCCAAATGAACGTTTATATGAAGAACAGCTAAACAACCAATCAAGCAGGTGGAATCAAATCCCTCCAATTATGGAAGAGTTGAAAGAAAAGGCAAAAAAAGAAGGACTGTGGAACCTATTTTTACCAGAGCATGAAAATGGAGCAGGTCTTTCAAACCTGGAATACGCCCCTTTGTGCGAAATAATGGGGAGATCTTTAATTGGTCCTGAAATATTCAACTGCAATGCACCAGATACGGGAAATATGGAAGTTTTGGCTCGGTATGGAACAGAAGAACAAAGGCATAAGTGGTTATTGCCATTATTAAACGGAGAGATAAGGTCATGCTTTTCAATGACAGAGCCGGATGTCGCTTCGTCTGATGCAACGAATATTGAAGCAAGTATAATTCCTGAGGGTGATGAATATGTCATTAATGGACGTAAATGGTGGTCTTCAGGTGCTGGTGATCCCCGTTGTAAAATTGCCATTGTTATGGGAAAGAGTAATCCTCATGCCCCTAAACATGAACAACAATCAATGATTCTCGTACCACTAGATACACCCGGAGTTAAGATAGAACGCCTCTTACCTGTATTTGGTTATGACCATGCCCCGCACGGACATGCAGAAATTACATTTCAAGAGGTCAGAGTTCCAAAGGAAAATATGATATGGGGTGAAGGAAAGGGATTTGCTATAGCACAAGGAAGATTAGGTCCAGGACGAATTCACCATTGTATGAGATTAATCGGAACAGCTGAACGAGCTTTAGAACAATTATGTAAGCGTGTTCAAAAGCGGGAGGCATTTGGTAAAAGACTCTCAGAGCAAGGTGTTGTTCAAGATTGGATTGCCCGCTCAAGAATTGAGATTGAACAGGCAAGATTGTTAACGCTAAAGGCTGCCTATATGATGGACACGGCGGGGAACAAGGAAGCAAAAACTGAAATTGCGATGATTAAAGTAGTTGCTCCAACAATGGCACTAAGCGTAATAGATCGTGCCATTCAAGCGTTAGGAGCAGCAGGAGTCAGTGACGATTTTACGTTAGCAGCCAATTGGGCAAATGCGAGAACATTACGGTTAGCTGATGGTCCTGATGAAGTTCATAAAGCACAACTTGCAAAGCTTGAACTTCGTAAATATAGAGACTAA
- a CDS encoding GNAT family N-acetyltransferase, with the protein MIIRKAQLKDVEQMAIVHVDSWKTTYKGIVSEDYLATLKYEDREKLWHSALSSSNFVWVAEVHNKVVGFISGGKERTSEYNYDGEIYAIYILKEHQKSGIGKKLIQAFSREMKEVGNFNSILVWVLSQNPSQQFYQGLKAVKVDSAVIDIGNEKHEEFAFGWPRIDTLIDG; encoded by the coding sequence ATGATTATACGTAAAGCACAATTAAAAGACGTTGAGCAAATGGCGATTGTTCATGTTGATAGCTGGAAAACAACATATAAAGGTATTGTCTCGGAAGACTACTTAGCTACTCTAAAATATGAGGATCGTGAAAAGCTTTGGCATTCAGCCTTATCCAGTTCGAACTTTGTATGGGTTGCGGAGGTTCATAACAAAGTAGTAGGATTCATTAGTGGTGGAAAGGAACGAACATCTGAGTACAACTATGATGGGGAAATTTATGCAATCTATATTCTAAAGGAGCATCAGAAGAGTGGAATCGGGAAAAAACTAATACAAGCCTTCTCACGTGAAATGAAGGAAGTAGGAAATTTCAATTCAATATTAGTGTGGGTATTATCACAAAATCCATCACAGCAATTTTACCAAGGCTTAAAAGCTGTTAAGGTGGACTCTGCTGTAATTGATATTGGGAATGAGAAACATGAAGAATTTGCGTTTGGATGGCCAAGAATTGATACATTAATAGATGGATGA
- a CDS encoding DUF4111 domain-containing protein, which produces MNIMFNKLLKEIVVTHTSILNDKLVGIYVHGSIAFGCATEYSDIDYLVVVNVKLTKQEKLAIMDSLVTLSEKAPKKGLEMSIVTIDSLNPFVYPTPFELHASSGYIEAFQVDQKLCEDQVDYDLAAHITVIQERGMCLYGSPIDAVFSVVPVEYFVDSILRDIEDAENQLENEPVYILLNLTRVWMFLQEGALVSKEEGGMWACEKLQSPFSHVIGEAIDSYQNGNVFKVTKEAIDAVHILLSKIEELNLK; this is translated from the coding sequence ATGAACATAATGTTTAACAAACTACTTAAAGAAATTGTCGTGACTCATACTAGTATATTGAATGATAAATTAGTAGGAATTTACGTGCATGGTTCAATAGCGTTTGGGTGTGCAACCGAATACAGCGATATTGATTATTTAGTAGTTGTAAATGTAAAGCTTACGAAACAAGAAAAACTAGCAATAATGGATTCTCTTGTTACGTTATCAGAAAAAGCACCAAAAAAAGGATTGGAGATGAGTATTGTTACAATCGATTCTCTAAATCCTTTTGTATATCCGACACCTTTTGAATTACATGCCAGTTCAGGTTATATTGAAGCTTTTCAAGTGGATCAGAAATTATGTGAAGACCAAGTTGACTATGACTTAGCCGCACATATAACTGTTATACAGGAAAGAGGCATGTGTTTATATGGATCTCCTATTGATGCTGTATTTAGCGTAGTACCGGTTGAATACTTTGTAGACTCTATATTACGAGATATAGAAGATGCGGAAAATCAGTTAGAAAATGAACCAGTTTACATTTTATTAAACTTAACAAGAGTGTGGATGTTTCTACAGGAGGGTGCACTTGTATCAAAGGAAGAAGGTGGGATGTGGGCATGTGAAAAATTACAATCTCCATTTTCACATGTAATAGGAGAAGCCATTGACTCGTATCAAAATGGTAATGTATTTAAAGTAACCAAAGAAGCAATAGATGCTGTTCATATCCTACTGTCTAAAATTGAAGAATTAAATTTAAAATAA